From Chionomys nivalis chromosome 21, mChiNiv1.1, whole genome shotgun sequence, a single genomic window includes:
- the Vps9d1 gene encoding VPS9 domain-containing protein 1 isoform X2, whose product MAAAAGDGAAKPLQSAMKLANRAIELDTGNRPREAYVEYLRSIHYISQALLEDVENTTGGETVLPETSKMLKLAEQCLERAQSTATKLGRICLKPAVPVAPPMPLPTSRHRRVCSDEGGKLSPFLPPEIFQKLQVAESQNSKKELTPLEKASLQNQKLRATYEARMARLDPSQAMQKTSLTLSLQRQMMENLVIAKAREETLQRKMEERRLRLQEAANRRFCSQVALTPEEREQRALYAAILEYEQDHDWPKHWRAKLKRSPGDLSVVTSLVSHLLSLPDHPISQLLKKLQCAVYSALYPIVSRAAISAAPAPGCCSLPPEANGLLAPGSRRLRSSQSLYCMLSPSEPSVAPRPLDGPPSTPSAPTLHSGSLDREADGSPAGPSSPLVEASSHLPDKDSSFEDLEQFVAVSEPHTPGAKREPLLECLKNTVKDIHNAIDRLLSLTLLAFESLNTATSKDRCLACIEEPFFSPLWPLLLALYRSVYRTQEAAVNRSMELYRNAPPTALGIPAKLLPRAPEAQASTYPYRTAAQELGLLVLESCPQKKLECIVRTLRVICICAEDYCRAPEARPEAGSQPPAAAIGADDLLPILSFVVLRSGLPQLVSECAALEEFIHEGYLIGEEGYCLTSLQSALSYVELLSRGRLDK is encoded by the exons CATGAAACTGGCCAACAGGGCTATCGAGCTAGACACCGGCAACCGGCCCCGG GAGGCATACGTGGAATACCTGAGAAGCATCCACTACATCTCCCAGGCGTTGCTGGAAGATGTGGAAAACACTACAG GTGGGGAAACAGTTCTTCCTGAGACCTCAAAGATGCTGAAACTAGCTGAACAGTGTCTGGAACGGGCCCAGTCAACAGCTACCAAACTTG GGAGAATATGCCTGAAGCCAGCTGTACCTGTGGCTCCCCCCATGCCCTTGCCCACCAGCCGACACCGCCGAGTGTGTTCAGACGAGGGAGGGAAACTCTCCCCGTTCCTGCCTCCTGAGATCTTCCAGAAGCTGCAGGTGGCAGAATCACAGAACTCTAAGAA GGAGCTAACGCCACTGGAAAAGGCCTCCTTACAGAACCAGAAGCTAAGGGCCACATACGAGGCCCGAATGGCCCGTCTGGACCCCAGTCAGGCCATGCAGAAGACATCACTG ACCCTGTCTCTACAGCGGCAGATGATGGAGAATCTGGTTATCGCCAAAGCAAGAGAGGAGACG CTCCAGCGGAAGATGGAGGAGCGCCGCCTGCGTCTTCAGGAGGCAGCCAACAG GAGGTTCTGCAGTCAAGTTGCTCTGACCCCAGAGGAGCGGGAGCAGCGCGCCCTCTATGCTGCCATCCTGGAGTATGAGCAAGACCAT GACTGGCCAAAGCACTGGAGAGCCAAGCTTAAGCGGAGCCCAGGGGACCTGTCAGTAGTAACCAGCCTGGTCTCCCACTTGCTCAG CCTTCCTGATCACCCAATCTCCCAGCTCCTGAAGAAGCTCCAGTGTGCAGTATACAGTGCATTGTACCCTATTGTGAGCCGGGCCGCTATCAGTGCTGCGCCTGCGCCAGGCTGCTGCTCTCTACCCCCAGAAGCCAACGGCCTCCTGGCTCCTGGGAGCCGGCGACTTCGATCCTCCCAGAGCCTCTACTGCATGCTGTCGCCTTCAGAACCCAGTGTAGCCCCAAGACCTCTGGATGGACCTCCTTCCACACCTTCTGCCCCCACACTCCACTCAGGCTCTCTGGACAGAGAGGCAGACGGCAGCCCAGCAGGGCCTTCCTCACCCCTGGTGGAGGCTTCATCCCACTTGCCAGACAAGGACAGCTCCTTTGAGGACCTGGAGCAGTTTGTGGCTGTATCTGAGCCACACACTCCGGGAGCAAAGAGGGAGCCCTTGCTGGAATGCCTGAAGAACACAGTGAAGGACATTCACAATGCTATCG ATAGACTGCTCTCGCTGACTCTTTTGGCCTTCGAAAGCCTGAATACAGCCACCTCCAAAGACCGCTGCCTGGCCTGCATCGAGGAGCCCTTCTTCTCTCCACTGTGGCCCCTGCTGCTAGCCCTCTACAG GAGTGTGTACCGTACCCAGGAGGCTGCTGTGAACAGGAGCATGGAGCTGTACAGGAATGCACCCCCTACAGCCCTTGGCATCCCTGCCAAGCTCCTCCCACGTGCCCCTGAGGCTCAAGCCTCCACCTACCCCTACCGCACTGCGGCCCAGGAACTGGGGCTGCTAGTTTTGGAGAGCTGCCCCCAGAAGAAGCTGGAGTGCATCG TGCGGACTCTTCGGGTCATCTGCATCTGTGCGGAGGACTACTGCCGTGCCCCAGAGGCCAGGCCTGAGGCTGGGTCCCAGCCCCCTGCTGCCGCCAT TGGTGCTGATGACCTGCTGCCCATCCTGTcctttgtggtgctgaggagtGGCCTCCCCCAACTGGTGTCAGAGTGCGCCGCCCTGGAGGAGTTCATTCATGAAGG GTACTTGATTGGAGAAGAAGGGTACTGCCTGACATCATTGCAGAGTGCCCTGAGCTATGTGGAACTTCTGTCCCGGGGACGACTGGACAAGTAG
- the Vps9d1 gene encoding VPS9 domain-containing protein 1 isoform X1 — protein sequence MAAAAGDGAAKPLQSAMKLANRAIELDTGNRPREAYVEYLRSIHYISQALLEDVENTTEGGETVLPETSKMLKLAEQCLERAQSTATKLGRICLKPAVPVAPPMPLPTSRHRRVCSDEGGKLSPFLPPEIFQKLQVAESQNSKKELTPLEKASLQNQKLRATYEARMARLDPSQAMQKTSLTLSLQRQMMENLVIAKAREETLQRKMEERRLRLQEAANRRFCSQVALTPEEREQRALYAAILEYEQDHDWPKHWRAKLKRSPGDLSVVTSLVSHLLSLPDHPISQLLKKLQCAVYSALYPIVSRAAISAAPAPGCCSLPPEANGLLAPGSRRLRSSQSLYCMLSPSEPSVAPRPLDGPPSTPSAPTLHSGSLDREADGSPAGPSSPLVEASSHLPDKDSSFEDLEQFVAVSEPHTPGAKREPLLECLKNTVKDIHNAIDRLLSLTLLAFESLNTATSKDRCLACIEEPFFSPLWPLLLALYRSVYRTQEAAVNRSMELYRNAPPTALGIPAKLLPRAPEAQASTYPYRTAAQELGLLVLESCPQKKLECIVRTLRVICICAEDYCRAPEARPEAGSQPPAAAIGADDLLPILSFVVLRSGLPQLVSECAALEEFIHEGYLIGEEGYCLTSLQSALSYVELLSRGRLDK from the exons CATGAAACTGGCCAACAGGGCTATCGAGCTAGACACCGGCAACCGGCCCCGG GAGGCATACGTGGAATACCTGAGAAGCATCCACTACATCTCCCAGGCGTTGCTGGAAGATGTGGAAAACACTACAG AAGGTGGGGAAACAGTTCTTCCTGAGACCTCAAAGATGCTGAAACTAGCTGAACAGTGTCTGGAACGGGCCCAGTCAACAGCTACCAAACTTG GGAGAATATGCCTGAAGCCAGCTGTACCTGTGGCTCCCCCCATGCCCTTGCCCACCAGCCGACACCGCCGAGTGTGTTCAGACGAGGGAGGGAAACTCTCCCCGTTCCTGCCTCCTGAGATCTTCCAGAAGCTGCAGGTGGCAGAATCACAGAACTCTAAGAA GGAGCTAACGCCACTGGAAAAGGCCTCCTTACAGAACCAGAAGCTAAGGGCCACATACGAGGCCCGAATGGCCCGTCTGGACCCCAGTCAGGCCATGCAGAAGACATCACTG ACCCTGTCTCTACAGCGGCAGATGATGGAGAATCTGGTTATCGCCAAAGCAAGAGAGGAGACG CTCCAGCGGAAGATGGAGGAGCGCCGCCTGCGTCTTCAGGAGGCAGCCAACAG GAGGTTCTGCAGTCAAGTTGCTCTGACCCCAGAGGAGCGGGAGCAGCGCGCCCTCTATGCTGCCATCCTGGAGTATGAGCAAGACCAT GACTGGCCAAAGCACTGGAGAGCCAAGCTTAAGCGGAGCCCAGGGGACCTGTCAGTAGTAACCAGCCTGGTCTCCCACTTGCTCAG CCTTCCTGATCACCCAATCTCCCAGCTCCTGAAGAAGCTCCAGTGTGCAGTATACAGTGCATTGTACCCTATTGTGAGCCGGGCCGCTATCAGTGCTGCGCCTGCGCCAGGCTGCTGCTCTCTACCCCCAGAAGCCAACGGCCTCCTGGCTCCTGGGAGCCGGCGACTTCGATCCTCCCAGAGCCTCTACTGCATGCTGTCGCCTTCAGAACCCAGTGTAGCCCCAAGACCTCTGGATGGACCTCCTTCCACACCTTCTGCCCCCACACTCCACTCAGGCTCTCTGGACAGAGAGGCAGACGGCAGCCCAGCAGGGCCTTCCTCACCCCTGGTGGAGGCTTCATCCCACTTGCCAGACAAGGACAGCTCCTTTGAGGACCTGGAGCAGTTTGTGGCTGTATCTGAGCCACACACTCCGGGAGCAAAGAGGGAGCCCTTGCTGGAATGCCTGAAGAACACAGTGAAGGACATTCACAATGCTATCG ATAGACTGCTCTCGCTGACTCTTTTGGCCTTCGAAAGCCTGAATACAGCCACCTCCAAAGACCGCTGCCTGGCCTGCATCGAGGAGCCCTTCTTCTCTCCACTGTGGCCCCTGCTGCTAGCCCTCTACAG GAGTGTGTACCGTACCCAGGAGGCTGCTGTGAACAGGAGCATGGAGCTGTACAGGAATGCACCCCCTACAGCCCTTGGCATCCCTGCCAAGCTCCTCCCACGTGCCCCTGAGGCTCAAGCCTCCACCTACCCCTACCGCACTGCGGCCCAGGAACTGGGGCTGCTAGTTTTGGAGAGCTGCCCCCAGAAGAAGCTGGAGTGCATCG TGCGGACTCTTCGGGTCATCTGCATCTGTGCGGAGGACTACTGCCGTGCCCCAGAGGCCAGGCCTGAGGCTGGGTCCCAGCCCCCTGCTGCCGCCAT TGGTGCTGATGACCTGCTGCCCATCCTGTcctttgtggtgctgaggagtGGCCTCCCCCAACTGGTGTCAGAGTGCGCCGCCCTGGAGGAGTTCATTCATGAAGG GTACTTGATTGGAGAAGAAGGGTACTGCCTGACATCATTGCAGAGTGCCCTGAGCTATGTGGAACTTCTGTCCCGGGGACGACTGGACAAGTAG